The Yersinia intermedia genome window below encodes:
- the proX gene encoding glycine betaine/L-proline ABC transporter substrate-binding protein ProX, translating into MRSTGIWALALTTLISTQLSAAELPGKGITVQPLQSTISEETFQTSLVNKALEKLGYDVQPTKEVDYNVAYSTIGAGDATYLAVNWVPLHNDQYNAAGGDAKFYRQGNYIEGLAQGYLIDKKTADKYHITNIEQLKDPKIAKLFDANNDGKADLTGCNPGWGCEAPINHQIKAYGLSDTVTHNQGNYAAMIADTITRYKEGKPILYYTWTPYWVSDVLVPGRDVVWLQVPFSSLPDKTIDTKLSNGANYGFPPSVMHIVANKKWAEANPAAAKLFSIMKLSINDVNAQNMRMHAGESSDADIERHVNGWIQAHQATFDGWVKTAAQAGKVQNAQ; encoded by the coding sequence ATGCGTTCGACAGGAATCTGGGCCTTGGCCCTCACCACACTGATCAGCACTCAGTTATCCGCCGCAGAATTACCGGGCAAAGGCATCACTGTCCAGCCACTGCAAAGTACCATTTCGGAAGAGACCTTCCAGACCTCTCTGGTCAATAAAGCCTTGGAAAAACTCGGTTACGATGTCCAACCGACCAAAGAGGTAGACTACAACGTTGCGTATTCAACTATCGGCGCAGGTGATGCCACCTATCTGGCGGTTAATTGGGTACCGCTGCATAACGACCAATATAATGCGGCCGGTGGCGATGCCAAATTTTATCGTCAGGGTAATTATATTGAAGGGCTGGCACAGGGTTATCTGATTGACAAAAAAACCGCTGATAAATACCACATTACCAATATTGAGCAGCTAAAAGATCCGAAAATCGCCAAATTGTTTGATGCCAATAACGATGGCAAAGCCGATCTAACCGGCTGTAATCCGGGCTGGGGTTGTGAAGCACCGATAAATCATCAGATCAAAGCGTATGGTCTGAGCGATACCGTTACCCATAATCAGGGTAACTATGCCGCGATGATTGCCGATACCATTACCCGTTACAAAGAAGGCAAACCGATCCTGTATTACACCTGGACACCTTATTGGGTCAGTGATGTATTGGTACCGGGCCGTGACGTAGTATGGTTGCAGGTTCCTTTCTCTTCCCTGCCGGATAAAACTATCGACACCAAGCTGTCTAATGGTGCGAACTACGGCTTCCCACCAAGTGTGATGCATATCGTGGCTAACAAAAAATGGGCTGAAGCTAACCCGGCTGCCGCTAAGCTGTTCTCTATCATGAAATTATCGATTAATGATGTGAATGCGCAGAACATGCGGATGCACGCAGGTGAATCGTCAGATGCCGATATTGAACGTCATGTGAATGGCTGGATTCAGGCTCATCAGGCCACCTTTGATGGCTGGGTGAAAACTGCCGCGCAAGCGGGTAAAGTCCAAAACGCGCAGTAA
- the proW gene encoding glycine betaine/L-proline ABC transporter permease ProW: MSDPIQNSTPVDSNPWATDAAVSAAPVATDTAPQTLSAAADPWGASMAEGSHAASSASHEVASQAVQSTATQSTDWLNSTPAAAPEHFSLMDPFHNTWVPLDSWVTHGIDWVVLHFRPLFQGIRVPVDFILSGFQHLLLGMPAPIAILVFALIAWQFSTLGMGVATLISLVAIGAIGAWSQAMVTLALVLTSLFFCILIGLPMGIWLARSNNAARIIRPLLDAMQTTPAFVYLVPIVMLFGIGNVPGVVVTIIFALPPIVRLTILGIKQVPEDLIEAAESFGANPRQLLFKVQLPLAMPTIMAGVNQTLMLALSMVVIASMIAVGGLGQMVLRGIGRLDMGLAAVGGVGIVILAIILDRLTQSLGRDRRTKGIGRWYAAGPIGLITKPFRNTK; the protein is encoded by the coding sequence ATGAGTGATCCAATTCAAAACAGTACCCCTGTAGACAGTAACCCTTGGGCGACGGATGCGGCGGTTTCAGCAGCACCGGTAGCTACGGATACTGCCCCTCAGACACTGTCAGCCGCTGCTGACCCGTGGGGAGCGAGCATGGCCGAGGGTAGCCATGCCGCAAGCAGTGCCAGCCATGAGGTTGCTTCTCAGGCCGTTCAGAGCACTGCGACACAAAGTACCGATTGGTTGAATAGTACTCCGGCCGCTGCTCCCGAACATTTCAGCCTGATGGACCCGTTCCATAACACTTGGGTGCCACTGGATTCCTGGGTCACTCACGGTATTGACTGGGTTGTGCTGCATTTTCGCCCGCTGTTCCAGGGCATTCGTGTGCCGGTTGATTTTATTCTCAGTGGCTTTCAGCACCTGCTACTGGGCATGCCAGCACCGATCGCGATTCTGGTTTTCGCACTGATCGCCTGGCAGTTCTCCACCTTAGGAATGGGCGTGGCAACCCTGATCTCACTGGTGGCTATTGGCGCTATTGGTGCGTGGTCACAAGCGATGGTGACACTGGCACTGGTTTTGACTTCGTTGTTCTTCTGCATTCTTATCGGGCTACCGATGGGGATATGGCTGGCACGCAGTAATAATGCCGCACGTATAATTCGGCCGTTACTGGATGCCATGCAGACTACACCGGCATTCGTTTATCTGGTGCCCATCGTTATGCTATTCGGTATCGGTAACGTCCCCGGCGTGGTCGTGACTATCATCTTTGCTCTGCCCCCCATTGTCCGGCTGACTATTTTGGGCATTAAACAGGTACCAGAAGATCTGATCGAAGCCGCTGAATCCTTTGGCGCTAATCCACGCCAATTACTGTTCAAAGTGCAGTTACCGCTGGCGATGCCAACCATCATGGCCGGTGTCAACCAAACCCTGATGCTGGCACTGTCGATGGTGGTTATCGCTTCGATGATTGCTGTCGGGGGCTTAGGTCAAATGGTACTGCGCGGTATTGGCCGCCTTGATATGGGGCTGGCCGCCGTCGGTGGTGTCGGTATCGTGATTCTGGCGATTATCCTTGACCGCCTGACCCAATCATTAGGCCGTGATCGCCGTACCAAAGGCATTGGCCGCTGGTATGCAGCCGGCCCGATTGGGCTTATCACTAAACCATTTCGAAATACTAAGTAA
- the proV gene encoding glycine betaine/L-proline ABC transporter ATP-binding protein ProV codes for MAIKLEVKNLYKIFGEHPERAFKLLESGKNKEQIFAKTGLSVGVKDANLAIEEGEIFVIMGLSGSGKSTLVRLLNRLIEPTRGEVLIDGEDIAKISDSALRTVRRNKISMVFQSFALMPHLNVLDNTAFGMELAGVPLQERHDKALEALRQVSLESYAHSYPDELSGGMRQRVGLARAMANNPDILLMDEAFSALDPLIRTEMQDELVKLQAKHQRTIVFISHDLDEAMRIGDRIAIMQGGEVVQVGTPDEILNNPANDYVRTFFRGVDISHVFSAKDIARRRPVSLIRKTPGFGPRSALKLLQDEDRDYGYVLERGQKFIGVVSIDSLKKALSESQSLDSALLADPAPVPADMPLSELISLVAQAPCAVPVVGEDNSYIGIISKAMLLQALDKETPNE; via the coding sequence ATGGCAATTAAACTCGAAGTAAAAAATTTATATAAGATATTTGGTGAGCATCCAGAACGGGCTTTTAAGCTGCTTGAATCAGGTAAGAATAAAGAGCAGATATTTGCCAAAACTGGTTTGTCCGTTGGCGTTAAAGATGCCAATCTGGCCATTGAAGAAGGCGAGATATTCGTCATCATGGGGTTATCCGGTTCCGGTAAATCCACCCTGGTACGCCTTCTCAATCGTCTGATAGAACCCACCCGTGGAGAAGTACTGATCGATGGCGAAGATATTGCAAAAATATCTGATAGTGCCCTGCGCACCGTTCGCCGTAATAAGATCAGTATGGTCTTTCAGTCCTTTGCATTAATGCCCCATTTGAATGTTCTCGATAACACCGCATTCGGTATGGAGCTGGCTGGCGTCCCTTTGCAGGAACGTCACGACAAAGCGCTGGAAGCACTGCGTCAGGTGAGTCTGGAAAGCTATGCCCACTCCTACCCCGATGAACTTTCCGGCGGGATGCGTCAGCGCGTCGGTTTAGCCCGTGCGATGGCCAATAACCCTGACATCTTATTAATGGATGAGGCCTTTTCGGCGCTAGACCCCTTAATACGAACAGAAATGCAAGATGAGCTGGTCAAATTACAGGCCAAACATCAAAGGACCATTGTCTTTATCTCTCATGATCTGGATGAAGCCATGCGCATTGGTGATCGTATCGCCATTATGCAGGGCGGCGAAGTAGTACAAGTCGGCACCCCGGATGAAATACTGAATAATCCGGCTAATGACTATGTGCGCACCTTCTTCCGTGGCGTCGATATCAGCCACGTCTTTAGTGCCAAGGATATCGCGCGCCGTCGCCCGGTATCGTTAATCCGTAAAACCCCGGGTTTCGGCCCGCGTTCGGCGTTAAAACTGCTGCAAGACGAAGACCGCGATTATGGCTATGTGCTGGAACGCGGGCAGAAGTTTATTGGCGTGGTATCGATAGATTCACTGAAAAAAGCCTTGTCTGAGAGCCAGTCGCTGGATAGTGCCTTACTGGCCGATCCGGCACCGGTTCCCGCAGATATGCCCCTCAGTGAGTTGATTTCACTGGTTGCCCAGGCGCCGTGTGCGGTCCCTGTGGTCGGTGAAGACAACAGTTATATCGGTATTATTTCCAAAGCCATGCTGTTGCAGGCCTTAGATAAGGAAACGCCAAATGAGTGA
- the nrdF gene encoding class 1b ribonucleoside-diphosphate reductase subunit beta yields MSAVKPIAHVSAINWNKIEDDKDLDVWNRLTANFWLPEKVPLSNDIPSWATLTPNEQQLTIRVFTGLTLLDTIQNTLGAPALIKDAITPHEEAVFSNISFMEAVHARSYSSIFSTLCMTSDVDDAYRWSEENGPLQKKADIILQHYHNDDPLKKKIASVFLESFLFYSGFYLPMYWSSRAKLTNTADLIRLIIRDEAVHGYYIGYKFQQGLEKVDNARRQEIKNFAFDLLQDLYDNEVRYTEDLYDKVGWTEDVKKFLHYNANKALMNLGYEALFPASQAAVSPAILAALSPNADENHDFFSGSGSSYVIGKAINTEDEDWDF; encoded by the coding sequence ATGAGTGCAGTAAAACCGATAGCGCACGTCAGTGCCATTAACTGGAATAAGATTGAAGACGATAAAGATCTGGATGTATGGAACCGCCTGACGGCTAATTTCTGGCTGCCAGAAAAAGTCCCACTATCAAATGACATTCCTTCTTGGGCAACGCTGACACCTAATGAACAACAACTTACGATTCGGGTTTTTACCGGCCTAACACTGCTGGATACTATTCAGAATACCTTGGGTGCACCGGCACTGATTAAAGATGCAATCACCCCTCATGAGGAAGCGGTATTCTCGAATATTAGCTTTATGGAGGCGGTCCATGCCCGCTCTTATAGCTCTATTTTTTCTACTCTTTGCATGACATCTGATGTGGACGACGCCTATCGCTGGAGTGAAGAAAATGGCCCACTACAAAAGAAAGCCGATATTATCTTACAGCACTACCATAATGATGACCCACTGAAGAAAAAGATAGCCAGTGTATTTTTGGAATCATTTTTATTCTATTCCGGCTTCTATTTACCGATGTATTGGTCCAGCCGGGCTAAATTAACCAACACGGCCGACCTTATTCGATTAATCATCCGCGACGAGGCCGTACATGGTTATTATATCGGCTACAAATTTCAGCAAGGGTTGGAAAAAGTCGATAATGCTCGCCGTCAGGAAATAAAGAACTTTGCCTTCGATCTGCTGCAAGACTTATATGACAATGAAGTGCGTTACACCGAGGACCTGTATGATAAGGTCGGCTGGACCGAAGATGTCAAAAAGTTCCTGCATTATAATGCCAATAAAGCATTAATGAATTTAGGTTATGAAGCCTTATTCCCGGCCAGTCAGGCAGCGGTCAGTCCGGCGATTCTGGCGGCATTATCACCAAATGCAGACGAAAATCACGATTTCTTTTCCGGTTCAGGCTCCTCTTATGTGATCGGCAAAGCGATTAACACCGAAGACGAAGACTGGGACTTTTAA
- the nrdE gene encoding class 1b ribonucleoside-diphosphate reductase subunit alpha translates to MATTKLNITEPSSSELDYHSLNAMLNLYDADGHIQFDKDRLAARQYFLQHVNQNTVFFHNLQEKLDYLVEEGYYEKEVLERYDFSFIKGLFQQAYSKKFRFPTFLGAFKYYTSYTLKTFDGKRYLERYEDRVCMVALTLAAGNPTLAQELVEEIISGRFQPATPTFLNCGKKQRGELVSCFLLRIEDNMESIGRSINSALQLSKRGGGVAFLLSNIREVGAPIKRIENQSSGVIPIMKMLEDAFSYANQLGARQGAGAVYLHAHHPDILRFLDTKRENADEKVRIKTLSLGVVIPDITFELAKNNEEMYLFSPYDVEQVYGVPMSEISISEKYRAMVDDKRIRKSKIKAREFFQILAEIQFESGYPYMMFEDTVNRANPIKGRINMSNLCSEILQVNSPTEYNDDLSYRHIGKDISCNLGSLNIAHTMDSPDFGKSIETAIRGLTAVSDMSNIRSVPSIEKGNQESHAIGLGQMNLHGYLARERIFYGSEEALDFTNIYFYTVVYHALRASNQLAIERGKHFKGFDESDYASGTYFTKYIEQRWQPKTAKVQALFAQAAIVLPDQQDWAALRQSVMEHGIYNQNLQAVPPTGSISYINHSTSSIHPIVSPIEIRKEGKIGRVYYPAPYMTNDNLEYYQDAYQIGPEKIIDTYAEATQHVDQGLSLTLFFRDTASTRDINKAQIYAWKKGIKTIYYIRLRQMALEGTEVEGCVSCSL, encoded by the coding sequence TTGGCAACGACAAAACTGAATATCACTGAACCATCCAGCAGCGAGCTTGATTATCACTCGCTGAATGCGATGCTGAACCTCTATGATGCCGATGGACATATCCAGTTTGATAAAGACCGACTGGCGGCACGCCAGTATTTCTTGCAACACGTGAATCAAAACACCGTGTTTTTCCACAATTTGCAGGAAAAACTCGATTATCTGGTCGAAGAAGGATATTACGAGAAAGAGGTACTGGAAAGGTACGATTTCAGCTTTATCAAAGGATTATTCCAACAGGCCTACAGCAAAAAATTTCGTTTCCCTACCTTCCTCGGTGCATTTAAATATTACACCAGCTATACCCTGAAAACCTTTGATGGCAAACGTTATCTGGAACGCTATGAAGATCGTGTTTGCATGGTGGCGCTGACTCTGGCAGCAGGCAACCCGACACTGGCGCAGGAACTGGTAGAAGAGATAATCTCTGGCCGATTCCAGCCAGCAACGCCGACGTTCCTCAATTGTGGTAAAAAACAGCGTGGTGAGCTTGTCTCCTGCTTCTTGTTACGTATTGAAGATAATATGGAGTCAATTGGCCGCTCCATTAACTCAGCACTGCAATTGTCCAAGCGTGGCGGCGGGGTCGCTTTCCTGCTAAGTAATATTCGTGAAGTCGGTGCGCCGATCAAAAGAATTGAAAATCAATCCTCCGGCGTCATCCCGATCATGAAAATGCTGGAAGATGCCTTTTCTTATGCTAATCAGTTGGGTGCACGGCAAGGTGCGGGAGCGGTATATCTCCATGCCCATCATCCTGATATTTTACGTTTTCTGGATACCAAACGCGAAAATGCCGATGAAAAAGTTCGAATTAAAACCCTCTCCTTAGGCGTGGTTATCCCGGATATTACCTTTGAGCTGGCGAAGAATAACGAAGAAATGTACCTGTTCTCTCCTTACGATGTAGAACAGGTTTACGGTGTACCAATGTCAGAAATCAGTATTAGCGAAAAATACCGCGCGATGGTCGATGATAAGCGTATCCGCAAAAGCAAAATCAAGGCGCGCGAGTTCTTCCAGATTCTGGCCGAGATCCAGTTTGAATCCGGTTACCCCTACATGATGTTTGAGGACACGGTTAATCGCGCCAATCCGATTAAAGGCCGAATCAATATGAGCAATCTGTGCTCAGAAATCTTGCAGGTTAATTCACCAACCGAATACAACGACGATCTTAGTTATCGCCATATCGGCAAAGATATCTCCTGTAACCTTGGTTCGCTGAATATCGCGCATACCATGGATTCACCAGACTTTGGCAAATCGATTGAAACCGCTATTCGTGGGCTGACTGCCGTGTCCGATATGAGCAATATTCGCTCGGTGCCCTCTATTGAGAAAGGTAACCAGGAATCTCATGCTATTGGCCTCGGGCAGATGAATCTGCACGGTTATCTGGCCCGCGAACGTATTTTCTACGGCTCAGAAGAAGCGCTCGATTTTACCAATATCTACTTTTATACCGTGGTATATCATGCCCTCCGTGCCTCAAACCAACTGGCAATAGAGCGGGGTAAGCACTTTAAAGGCTTCGATGAATCAGATTATGCCTCAGGTACTTATTTCACTAAATATATCGAACAGCGCTGGCAGCCTAAAACCGCCAAGGTGCAGGCACTATTTGCTCAGGCCGCTATTGTACTGCCCGATCAGCAGGACTGGGCCGCATTACGCCAGTCAGTGATGGAACACGGTATTTATAACCAGAACTTGCAGGCAGTACCCCCTACCGGTTCTATTTCCTATATCAATCATTCGACATCGAGTATTCACCCGATTGTCTCGCCGATTGAGATTCGCAAAGAAGGCAAGATTGGCCGGGTATATTATCCCGCACCTTATATGACTAACGATAACCTTGAATATTATCAGGACGCTTATCAGATAGGGCCGGAGAAAATCATCGATACCTACGCGGAGGCAACACAGCATGTCGATCAAGGGCTATCACTGACCCTGTTCTTCCGTGATACCGCCAGCACCCGCGATATTAATAAAGCGCAAATTTATGCCTGGAAAAAAGGGATTAAGACCATTTATTACATCCGGCTGCGCCAGATGGCACTTGAAGGCACGGAAGTCGAAGGCTGTGTTTCTTGCTCGCTGTAA
- the nrdI gene encoding class Ib ribonucleoside-diphosphate reductase assembly flavoprotein NrdI, protein MNPLVYFSSSSENTHRFVKKLALPAIRIPIAGARGKLQLEQPYILLVPSYGGGSPIGAVPIQVIRFLNDPHNRSLIRGVIAAGNTNFGDAYCLAGKIISQKCQVPYLYRFELLGTAEDVANVRMGVTEFWQRQN, encoded by the coding sequence ATGAATCCGCTGGTCTATTTTTCCAGCTCTTCGGAGAACACTCACCGTTTTGTCAAAAAGTTAGCACTCCCGGCAATACGCATCCCCATTGCCGGTGCGCGAGGGAAACTACAACTTGAGCAACCCTATATTTTGTTAGTACCCAGCTATGGCGGCGGCAGCCCGATAGGAGCAGTACCGATACAGGTTATTCGATTTCTAAATGATCCACACAACCGTTCATTGATCCGCGGCGTTATTGCGGCGGGTAACACTAATTTTGGCGACGCCTATTGCCTGGCAGGGAAAATCATCTCCCAAAAATGTCAGGTTCCTTATCTGTATCGCTTTGAACTACTGGGTACAGCAGAAGATGTGGCAAATGTGCGCATGGGAGTAACTGAATTTTGGCAACGACAAAACTGA
- the nrdH gene encoding glutaredoxin-like protein NrdH: MIIIIYSKPDCVQCNATYRAFDKQGIAYQTIDLTEDLQALNHVKSLGYQQVPVIIAGNEHWSGFRPDKINALVQAVSA; this comes from the coding sequence ATGATAATTATTATTTACAGTAAACCTGATTGTGTCCAGTGCAATGCCACTTACCGCGCATTTGACAAACAAGGAATAGCCTATCAAACAATTGATTTAACAGAAGATTTACAAGCATTAAATCATGTGAAATCTCTTGGCTATCAGCAAGTGCCGGTGATTATTGCAGGTAATGAGCATTGGTCTGGCTTCCGCCCTGACAAAATTAATGCATTGGTTCAGGCCGTCAGTGCCTGA
- a CDS encoding DUF883 family protein gives MFKKSEKIERDLNQDVTLLADTLDNVLRSSGEKTKEELTKVRHNAEGVLRDARARFNGSTSLKQHARDVAGNADDYIRDKPWQGVGIGAAIGIVLGVLLARR, from the coding sequence ATGTTCAAGAAATCAGAAAAAATTGAAAGAGATCTCAATCAGGACGTGACCCTTCTGGCAGATACTCTCGACAATGTCTTGCGTTCATCAGGTGAGAAAACCAAAGAGGAGCTGACCAAGGTGCGCCACAATGCCGAAGGTGTATTACGTGATGCACGAGCACGTTTCAACGGTTCGACCAGCCTAAAACAGCATGCACGCGATGTTGCAGGTAACGCAGATGACTACATCCGCGACAAACCATGGCAAGGTGTCGGTATTGGTGCTGCGATCGGTATCGTACTGGGTGTGCTGTTAGCACGCCGTTAA
- the asr gene encoding acid resistance repetitive basic protein Asr gives MKKVLALIVAATMGLSSVAFAAETTAAATAAPTATSTTAAPVAENAAPAKATHHKKHKATKQTTEQKAQSAKKHVKKAPAQKAQAAKKQVKKAPAQKAQAAKKHQKAAKKSVTAPAA, from the coding sequence ATGAAAAAAGTATTAGCGCTGATCGTTGCTGCAACCATGGGTCTGTCTTCTGTTGCTTTCGCTGCTGAAACTACTGCAGCCGCTACAGCAGCACCAACTGCAACCAGCACTACTGCTGCTCCTGTCGCAGAAAACGCAGCACCAGCTAAAGCAACTCACCATAAAAAACATAAAGCAACCAAACAAACCACAGAACAAAAAGCACAATCTGCTAAAAAACATGTGAAAAAAGCACCAGCTCAAAAAGCACAGGCTGCTAAAAAACAAGTGAAAAAAGCGCCAGCTCAGAAAGCTCAGGCTGCTAAGAAACACCAGAAAGCCGCTAAAAAATCAGTAACAGCTCCAGCAGCATAA
- a CDS encoding alpha/beta hydrolase family protein — protein sequence MKNAVLCFCFLLFFPMVSYGWQTAVTHVSFNDTQRQRQLDSLIYYPTAKQGTTTLLADNAVFNSISVLPDAPLAAGQFPLVVLSHGSGGNNTSMAWLADKLVQQGMVVVAANHPGSTTGNSIPAESAQLWLQTEDISFIISALLSDSRWKSVLDNQPVGVIGHSKGGYSAIAALGATLSFPRFIAGCQQQPEQANCQFYTRADVKLKALPVRKFEGNYADKRLRFAVALDPGMVPFYQNSSLFHLTAPLLLINAHYFISPNMALNLGGSEWIKQLNPPGITTRTLAHSGHFDFLPTCKPTARAVLAEEGEDFICATSVTKREKLHQQTVQQIVEFLHQQHILR from the coding sequence ATGAAAAATGCTGTGCTGTGCTTCTGTTTTTTGCTGTTTTTCCCGATGGTCAGTTATGGCTGGCAAACAGCGGTTACTCACGTTTCATTCAATGACACTCAACGCCAGCGCCAACTTGATAGCTTAATTTATTATCCAACGGCGAAACAGGGAACAACAACCCTACTGGCTGATAACGCCGTCTTCAACAGTATCTCGGTTTTACCTGACGCCCCCCTTGCCGCAGGCCAGTTCCCATTGGTTGTCCTCAGTCACGGCAGTGGTGGAAACAATACCAGTATGGCGTGGTTGGCAGATAAGTTGGTACAGCAAGGAATGGTGGTAGTCGCAGCCAATCATCCGGGTAGTACCACTGGCAACTCAATACCGGCTGAATCAGCACAGCTATGGTTACAAACTGAAGATATCTCTTTTATTATTAGTGCACTACTGTCTGATTCACGCTGGAAGTCGGTACTGGATAATCAACCTGTTGGGGTCATTGGCCATTCGAAAGGGGGTTACAGTGCCATTGCGGCATTGGGTGCAACGCTTTCATTTCCACGTTTCATTGCCGGCTGCCAACAGCAACCCGAACAAGCCAACTGCCAGTTTTATACCCGTGCGGACGTAAAATTAAAGGCACTTCCAGTGCGGAAATTTGAAGGGAATTATGCCGATAAACGTTTACGTTTTGCGGTCGCTTTGGACCCCGGCATGGTGCCATTTTATCAAAACAGTAGCTTGTTTCATTTAACAGCCCCACTGCTTCTGATTAATGCTCACTATTTTATCTCACCGAATATGGCATTAAATCTGGGCGGGAGTGAATGGATAAAGCAGCTTAATCCGCCGGGTATAACCACTAGAACCTTAGCCCACAGCGGCCATTTCGATTTCCTGCCAACCTGTAAACCGACAGCCCGCGCAGTTCTGGCAGAGGAAGGCGAAGACTTTATCTGTGCAACATCAGTGACAAAAAGAGAAAAGTTACATCAACAAACGGTTCAACAGATCGTTGAGTTCCTTCATCAACAACATATTTTGCGCTGA
- a CDS encoding helix-turn-helix domain-containing protein — MPLIPVSFLLSILCIGLFYHLIKSGKQSGFLLLLLLVCALQSGLIGLRYGYHLALFNGLQPIVAMTIPPLTYLALRSTAEERRVGMCQPGIHALGPIGTAICVWIAPQWLDAMVIISYLSYGLAVLVYLRPGEDRLQQIAVEKSWLSYRLWLLMAILLIGSGVGDIIISADYAFFAGNQAGLIVSLSNLLITLAMCYTLATSAHREEPTVELAVTDDKPLAESLEALFSIILLTLKKNNLYLESQLNLSTLARKVGVAPRKVSQAINQQTGQNVSQYVNQLRVDHAAMLLMRTGLPVIDIMLEAGFQTKSNFNREFMRVKGMTPSQWRENRPSREAE; from the coding sequence ATGCCACTGATCCCCGTCTCTTTTCTGTTATCAATTTTATGTATTGGTTTGTTTTATCATTTGATTAAATCCGGTAAGCAGAGCGGATTCTTACTGCTGCTATTGCTGGTTTGTGCATTACAAAGCGGGTTGATTGGCTTGCGCTACGGCTATCATCTTGCCCTGTTTAATGGCTTACAACCTATCGTCGCTATGACTATCCCACCGCTGACCTATTTAGCACTCCGCAGTACAGCCGAGGAGAGAAGGGTGGGTATGTGCCAGCCTGGGATACATGCTTTAGGCCCTATCGGTACGGCAATTTGTGTCTGGATCGCGCCGCAGTGGCTCGATGCAATGGTCATTATCAGTTATTTGTCTTATGGCCTTGCGGTGCTGGTTTACTTGCGTCCTGGTGAGGATCGTTTGCAACAGATCGCTGTGGAAAAAAGTTGGCTTAGCTACCGCTTATGGCTTCTTATGGCTATCTTGCTGATTGGGTCGGGGGTGGGCGATATCATTATCAGCGCCGACTATGCATTTTTTGCCGGAAATCAGGCTGGGCTAATAGTCAGCCTCAGTAATCTTCTGATTACGTTGGCGATGTGCTACACCCTGGCGACCAGCGCACATCGTGAAGAGCCGACGGTTGAGTTGGCGGTAACGGATGATAAGCCATTAGCTGAATCGCTGGAGGCACTTTTCTCTATCATCTTATTGACCTTAAAGAAAAATAATCTGTATCTGGAGAGCCAACTCAACTTGTCAACGTTGGCGCGCAAAGTTGGCGTTGCCCCGCGCAAAGTGTCGCAGGCGATTAATCAGCAAACGGGGCAAAATGTTTCGCAATACGTTAATCAGTTGCGGGTCGATCATGCCGCGATGCTATTGATGCGTACGGGGCTACCGGTGATCGATATTATGCTAGAGGCGGGGTTTCAGACTAAATCCAATTTCAATCGCGAGTTTATGCGAGTTAAGGGCATGACCCCATCGCAATGGCGTGAAAACAGGCCCTCACGGGAGGCTGAATAA
- a CDS encoding DUF2002 family protein translates to MYLRPDEVAKVLENAGFDRDYTVDQAYGYRKAEHYVYVNREARMGRTALVIHPAQKDKSLLFATPTATIRISDKYVEFPLYLAGEADDRYGIAHGFSSREMLLRYLNSMYP, encoded by the coding sequence ATGTATTTACGGCCAGATGAAGTGGCTAAGGTCCTGGAGAATGCCGGTTTTGATCGGGATTATACAGTGGATCAGGCTTACGGTTATCGCAAAGCGGAACATTACGTTTATGTTAACCGCGAAGCCCGAATGGGCAGGACAGCATTGGTTATTCATCCCGCGCAAAAAGATAAAAGCTTGCTATTTGCCACACCAACGGCAACTATTCGTATCAGTGATAAGTATGTCGAGTTTCCGCTTTATCTGGCCGGTGAAGCTGACGACCGCTATGGTATTGCCCACGGTTTTAGCTCAAGAGAAATGCTATTGCGCTATCTAAACAGTATGTACCCGTAA